In the genome of Pseudomonas bubulae, one region contains:
- a CDS encoding TadE/TadG family type IV pilus assembly protein: MMNARIQQPHTAFPRQQRGAMLVLVVIAMASLLLMGALALDGSHMLLNKTRLQNAVDAAALSGAKTLSMVVGATGSASLTQTAALNTLSLNANATGNEELGRAITANPSGFASVELATSVYGPFSFPGPTNATFVRVTVNNYPLSSFFWGVFQALDNGNATGKAVAAVATAGPSPSSGPCDLTPLLVCGNPAQNNPAAGMFWGFTFGDLQVLKTAANNNSPIGPGNFQLLDFGSGGKTVREALAGGIDQCNIVGATAQTKPGNTVGPASQGLNTRFNEYKGGLSASDYPPDLVVTVNPKSFTYAGSPAPILYDGNTVTSSSGNLSTSSGALYDYNNWKQDEAACVGGGAGCQGNGVFERRILKIVIGDCSGKNDGASAIPVLGFGCYFVMQPAAQQGNEAQIFGQFVSVCEGDNVPGPNPAANAGPQVIQLYKTYIDNNQTPSTDS; this comes from the coding sequence ATCATGAACGCGCGTATCCAACAGCCCCACACCGCGTTTCCCCGGCAACAGCGCGGCGCCATGCTGGTCCTGGTGGTGATTGCCATGGCTTCGCTCCTGTTGATGGGCGCCCTGGCCCTGGACGGCAGCCATATGCTGCTGAACAAGACCCGGTTGCAAAACGCCGTGGATGCGGCGGCGTTGAGCGGGGCCAAGACGCTCAGCATGGTAGTGGGGGCGACCGGCTCGGCCAGCCTGACGCAAACAGCGGCCCTCAATACCCTGAGCCTCAATGCCAATGCGACGGGCAACGAGGAATTGGGCAGGGCCATCACGGCCAACCCGTCAGGCTTTGCCTCGGTGGAACTGGCCACCAGTGTCTACGGGCCGTTTTCTTTCCCGGGGCCGACCAATGCGACCTTTGTTCGGGTCACGGTGAACAACTATCCCCTGAGCAGTTTTTTCTGGGGCGTATTCCAGGCGCTGGACAACGGTAACGCCACCGGCAAGGCCGTCGCGGCGGTGGCCACTGCCGGGCCCAGCCCGAGCAGCGGCCCCTGTGATCTGACGCCGCTGCTGGTGTGCGGCAACCCTGCGCAGAACAATCCGGCTGCGGGGATGTTCTGGGGTTTCACGTTCGGTGATCTGCAGGTACTGAAAACTGCCGCCAACAACAATTCGCCCATCGGTCCGGGCAATTTTCAGCTGCTGGATTTCGGTTCGGGCGGCAAGACGGTCAGGGAAGCGCTGGCGGGGGGGATCGACCAGTGCAATATCGTCGGTGCAACTGCCCAGACCAAGCCGGGCAACACCGTGGGCCCGGCTTCCCAGGGCCTCAATACGCGCTTTAACGAATACAAGGGTGGCCTCAGTGCTTCTGACTATCCGCCGGACCTGGTGGTTACCGTCAATCCCAAGTCATTTACCTACGCCGGGTCGCCTGCGCCGATTCTGTATGACGGCAATACGGTCACGTCCAGCAGCGGCAACCTGTCCACCAGCAGCGGTGCCCTGTACGACTACAACAACTGGAAGCAGGACGAGGCAGCTTGTGTGGGCGGCGGCGCCGGTTGCCAGGGCAATGGTGTATTTGAACGACGGATCCTGAAAATCGTGATCGGCGATTGCTCGGGCAAGAACGACGGAGCCTCGGCGATTCCGGTGCTGGGCTTTGGCTGCTATTTCGTGATGCAGCCAGCCGCTCAGCAGGGTAATGAAGCGCAAATCTTCGGCCAGTTCGTCAGCGTGTGCGAAGGCGACAACGTACCGGGTCCCAACCCTGCGGCCAACGCCGGGCCACAGGTGATCCAGCTGTACAAAACCTATATCGACAACAACCAGACGCCGAGCACCGACTCCTAG
- a CDS encoding TadE/TadG family type IV pilus assembly protein, with the protein MNRKRMGGVYIVEFAITALVLFTLLFGALEMGRLYFTVNVLSESVRRGARLAAVCNIQDPVILRRAMFNTAGNAGPSSLIASLTSANLNLIYLDANGAVVSSPNDLVGAGGFAAIRYVQLQVTNFSFNLLIPGFRGVFILPTFRSTVPRESLGRQPDPAVTPGITPC; encoded by the coding sequence ATGAACCGAAAACGCATGGGTGGCGTGTATATCGTCGAGTTCGCCATCACCGCTCTGGTGCTCTTCACCCTGCTGTTTGGCGCACTGGAAATGGGCCGGCTGTACTTCACCGTCAATGTGCTGAGCGAGTCGGTGCGTCGCGGCGCGCGGCTGGCAGCGGTGTGCAATATCCAGGACCCGGTCATCCTGCGTCGTGCCATGTTCAACACGGCGGGCAATGCCGGGCCAAGCAGCCTGATCGCCAGCCTGACCAGTGCCAATCTGAACCTGATCTATCTGGACGCCAACGGTGCAGTGGTCTCCAGCCCCAATGATCTGGTGGGGGCCGGCGGTTTTGCCGCCATTCGTTATGTGCAACTGCAGGTGACCAACTTCAGTTTCAATCTGTTGATCCCCGGCTTCAGGGGGGTCTTCATTCTGCCCACGTTCAGGTCGACCGTGCCTCGTGAGAGTCTTGGCCGCCAGCCTGATCCGGCGGTTACACCGGGGATTACGCCATGTTAA
- a CDS encoding type II secretion system F family protein has protein sequence MNQVPGEFILAFLGMVFTAMFLLSQGLTIPVFGEANQVRKRIRGRLNLLERASNLPNMQSILRQKYLRRLPPLEARLEQLPMMETLAQMIEQAGHEYRAYRVLLLGLVLATAVGLVLWSLLQLWWVALPAAFVCFWLPIWKISHDRIKRFAQFEEGLPDALDAMCRALRAGHPFNETLQLVAEEHHGPVAYEFGLAFADINYGNDVRRAMLGLLERVPSMTVMMLVTTVLIHRETGGNLTEVLTRLSSLIRGRFRFHRKVKTLSAEGRMSGWILVSMPFVLALAILISSPTYMPLLFKEPMGQKLIMGAFVAMIIGIFWIRKIIRIQV, from the coding sequence ATGAATCAGGTTCCTGGCGAATTTATCCTGGCGTTCCTGGGCATGGTGTTCACTGCCATGTTCCTGCTCAGTCAGGGTTTGACCATTCCGGTGTTCGGTGAGGCCAACCAGGTGCGCAAGCGCATTCGCGGGCGTCTGAACCTGCTGGAGCGGGCGAGTAACCTGCCCAATATGCAGTCGATCCTGCGCCAGAAATACCTGCGGCGTCTGCCACCCCTTGAGGCCCGCCTTGAGCAGTTGCCGATGATGGAAACCCTGGCGCAGATGATCGAGCAGGCCGGCCATGAATACAGGGCCTACCGCGTGTTGCTGCTGGGGCTGGTGCTGGCTACGGCGGTGGGGCTGGTGCTGTGGTCGTTGTTGCAGCTGTGGTGGGTGGCGTTGCCAGCGGCGTTTGTCTGCTTCTGGCTACCCATCTGGAAGATTTCCCACGATCGCATCAAGCGTTTTGCCCAGTTTGAAGAGGGTTTGCCCGATGCGCTGGATGCCATGTGCCGGGCTTTGCGCGCCGGGCATCCGTTTAACGAAACCCTGCAACTGGTTGCCGAAGAGCATCACGGGCCGGTGGCTTACGAGTTCGGCCTGGCCTTTGCCGATATCAACTATGGCAATGATGTGCGCCGGGCCATGCTCGGCCTGCTGGAACGGGTGCCCAGCATGACGGTGATGATGCTGGTGACCACGGTGCTGATCCACCGCGAAACCGGCGGCAACCTGACCGAGGTGTTGACCCGCTTGAGCAGCCTGATCCGCGGGCGCTTTCGCTTCCATCGCAAGGTCAAGACGCTCTCGGCTGAAGGGCGGATGTCCGGCTGGATTCTGGTGTCGATGCCCTTTGTGCTGGCGTTGGCCATCCTGATTTCCAGCCCGACTTATATGCCCCTGCTGTTCAAGGAGCCCATGGGCCAGAAGCTGATCATGGGGGCTTTTGTGGCCATGATCATCGGGATTTTCTGGATTCGCAAAATCATCCGGATTCAGGTTTGA
- a CDS encoding AraC family transcriptional regulator: MKSEAVKQPHLLWFDLTRNQSTEALMLPFRSACHCLLDTPRAWANKHREPVPDMICMHFDCPDLAGLSLLQEIKLKSPSIPITMFTVQHSEELAIWAMRSRVWEYVVLPLSAAEINRYLNALEQLCTLRSAAGNNKALPIEHGPALPDSIRLTTDHQKHNALHNVLQYIDQHYCESIDQKDLAKRCGMTTFRFSRLFKEVYGLGFMDYILGKRMDSAKDLLDNSQMPITSIGYEVGFKDPSYFARAFKQYAGSTPSEYRQARRSDVPLSDEILTQVIQSLARSAEG; this comes from the coding sequence ATGAAATCTGAAGCTGTCAAACAACCTCATCTCCTATGGTTCGACCTTACCCGCAATCAATCCACTGAAGCCCTCATGCTGCCCTTTCGTTCCGCCTGTCACTGCCTGCTGGACACCCCCCGGGCCTGGGCCAACAAACACCGCGAACCAGTGCCAGACATGATCTGCATGCATTTTGACTGCCCCGACCTGGCGGGGCTCAGCCTGTTGCAGGAAATCAAACTCAAGTCGCCCTCTATCCCGATCACCATGTTTACCGTGCAGCACTCCGAAGAGCTTGCGATCTGGGCCATGCGTTCGCGAGTCTGGGAATACGTGGTGCTGCCCTTGAGTGCGGCCGAGATCAACCGTTACCTCAACGCCCTTGAGCAACTGTGTACATTGAGAAGCGCCGCCGGGAACAACAAGGCATTGCCGATCGAACATGGTCCTGCTCTGCCCGACAGCATCCGCCTGACCACCGACCATCAAAAGCACAACGCACTGCACAATGTGCTGCAGTACATCGATCAGCATTACTGCGAAAGCATTGACCAGAAAGACCTGGCCAAGCGCTGCGGGATGACTACCTTTCGCTTTAGCCGCCTGTTCAAGGAAGTCTACGGGCTGGGCTTTATGGACTACATACTGGGCAAGCGCATGGACAGCGCCAAGGACCTGCTCGACAACAGCCAGATGCCCATTACCAGTATCGGCTATGAAGTCGGCTTCAAGGACCCCTCCTACTTCGCCCGCGCATTCAAGCAATACGCGGGCAGTACCCCCAGCGAGTATCGCCAGGCGCGACGCAGTGATGTGCCATTATCGGATGAAATCCTCACCCAGGTCATCCAGAGCCTGGCGCGCAGTGCCGAGGGCTGA
- a CDS encoding CpaF family protein yields the protein MLSDFRNRLRQQAGKLASAEVVALPVEGADCTSVLMAWEASVPDVVYETRTKLSSMEAEWREKIYQQLLKVMDLSLLDTLELADAGRQIREISQRLLDEYSAPVSASSRQLIIKQITDEVLGLGPLEPLLGDSSVSDILVNGFDSVYVERFGKLQRTDVRFRDDHHLLNIIDRIVSSLGRRIDESSPLVDARLKDGSRVNAIIPPLAIDGPSMSIRRFAVDLLNTQSLVQMGTLTPAIALMLKAIVRGRLNVLISGGTGSGKTTMLNVLSSFIPHNERIVTIEDSAELQLQQPHVVRLETRPSNIEGRGEVGQRELVRNSLRMRPDRIVIGEVRGAEALDMLTAMNTGHDGSLTTIHANTARDALGRIENMVSMSGATFPIKAMRQQIASAIGVVIQLERQEDGTRRLVSVQEINGMEGDIITMTEIFAFVRSGMGEKGEVLGEFRSTGMVPAFRDVLAKRGIELPLSLFRPEWMEGQS from the coding sequence ATGCTCAGCGACTTTCGTAATCGTCTGCGTCAGCAAGCCGGCAAGCTGGCCTCCGCAGAAGTGGTGGCACTGCCTGTCGAGGGCGCCGATTGCACCAGTGTATTGATGGCCTGGGAAGCCAGCGTGCCGGATGTGGTGTATGAAACCCGCACCAAGCTCAGCTCCATGGAGGCCGAGTGGCGGGAGAAGATTTACCAGCAGTTGCTCAAGGTCATGGACCTGTCCTTGCTCGACACCCTGGAGCTGGCCGATGCAGGGCGCCAGATTCGCGAGATCAGTCAGCGCCTGCTGGATGAATACTCGGCACCGGTCAGTGCCAGCAGCCGTCAGTTGATCATCAAGCAGATTACCGACGAGGTGCTGGGCCTCGGGCCGCTGGAGCCGCTGCTGGGTGACAGCAGCGTATCGGACATTCTGGTCAATGGTTTTGACTCGGTGTACGTCGAGCGCTTCGGTAAATTGCAGAGAACCGATGTGCGCTTTCGCGACGATCATCATCTGCTCAATATCATCGACCGTATTGTCTCCAGCCTCGGGCGGCGTATCGATGAGTCCTCGCCCCTGGTGGATGCACGGCTCAAGGATGGGTCGCGGGTCAACGCGATCATCCCGCCGCTGGCCATCGACGGGCCGAGCATGTCGATCCGCCGCTTCGCCGTAGACCTGCTCAATACCCAGAGCCTGGTGCAGATGGGCACCCTGACCCCGGCCATTGCCCTGATGCTCAAGGCCATCGTGCGCGGGCGGCTCAATGTGCTGATCTCCGGCGGCACCGGCAGCGGCAAGACCACCATGCTCAATGTGCTCTCCAGCTTTATCCCGCACAACGAGCGCATCGTCACCATTGAAGACTCCGCCGAGCTGCAATTGCAGCAGCCCCATGTGGTGCGCCTGGAAACCCGGCCCTCGAATATCGAGGGGCGTGGCGAGGTGGGTCAGCGTGAACTGGTGCGCAACAGCCTGCGTATGCGCCCTGACCGGATCGTGATCGGTGAGGTGCGTGGCGCCGAGGCGCTGGATATGTTGACGGCCATGAACACCGGCCACGACGGGTCGCTGACCACTATTCACGCCAATACGGCCCGCGACGCGCTGGGGCGGATCGAAAACATGGTGTCGATGAGCGGCGCCACCTTTCCGATCAAGGCCATGCGTCAGCAAATTGCCTCGGCCATCGGCGTGGTCATCCAGCTGGAGCGTCAGGAGGATGGTACCCGGCGCCTGGTCAGCGTGCAGGAAATCAACGGCATGGAAGGCGACATCATTACCATGACCGAGATCTTCGCCTTTGTACGCAGCGGCATGGGCGAAAAAGGGGAAGTGCTGGGCGAGTTCCGCTCAACCGGCATGGTGCCGGCATTTCGTGATGTGCTGGCCAAACGGGGTATTGAGCTGCCGCTCAGCCTGTTCCGGCCGGAATGGATGGAGGGGCAGTCATGA
- a CDS encoding TadE/TadG family type IV pilus assembly protein: MRRCGFRSSRAQRGLAMVELALTLPLLVLLMLAFAEFGRMLFQYNSLQQASRDAGRYVASQAWNATLGTLDLNAALVTKTKNVAVYGLPANPNGYPAAAPGLTTGDVTVSAVGTNHVRVSIAYTFVPALGSAIPALYGSSVPLGLLLTSTVVMRAL; this comes from the coding sequence ATGAGACGCTGTGGATTCAGGTCGTCCCGCGCCCAGCGGGGCCTGGCGATGGTCGAACTGGCGCTGACCCTGCCGCTGCTGGTGTTGCTGATGCTGGCCTTCGCCGAGTTCGGCCGCATGCTGTTCCAGTACAACAGCCTGCAGCAGGCCAGCCGTGATGCCGGGCGTTATGTGGCCAGCCAGGCGTGGAACGCCACCCTGGGCACGCTGGACCTGAACGCGGCGCTGGTCACCAAGACCAAAAACGTTGCCGTTTATGGCCTGCCGGCCAACCCCAACGGTTACCCGGCGGCGGCACCAGGCCTGACCACCGGTGATGTCACGGTGAGTGCGGTGGGCACCAACCATGTACGGGTCAGCATTGCCTACACCTTTGTCCCGGCGCTCGGCAGCGCCATTCCTGCGCTGTATGGCAGCAGCGTGCCACTGGGCCTGCTGTTGACTTCAACGGTCGTAATGAGGGCCTTGTGA
- a CDS encoding Flp family type IVb pilin, translated as MNLQTIKTSVQAFIKDENGLTIVEYAVAGGLITLGAVAAFVTLGGNVKDAITSLGCAVKGTTC; from the coding sequence ATGAACTTGCAAACCATTAAAACTTCCGTCCAGGCCTTTATTAAGGATGAGAACGGCCTGACCATTGTTGAATACGCCGTGGCCGGTGGCTTGATAACCCTGGGGGCGGTTGCGGCATTCGTCACCCTGGGTGGCAACGTCAAGGACGCCATTACCAGCCTGGGGTGTGCGGTCAAGGGTACTACCTGCTGA
- a CDS encoding AAA family ATPase: protein MYAISSNRVSLDEREAVQLLAPQPRTILETGLADNFLGDLVCKHLYDAGVLDMVQLVARLALTGAVMEEILTFLRKDRRVEVLGQAGGQAMRYGLTERGRNSARDALARSGYIGAAPYPVSAYRSLLKLQTIHHGRISAHDMHHCFGSMVLAQSMLDQLGVALNSGRAIMIYGPAGTGKTYVSSRLIRLFAEAIWVPHAIAINESVIEIFDPQVHKRLGDDEHQNGLMLNEGIDRRLLCCERPIVITGGELTMEQLDVRYDPYARQYQAPLQLKASNGLLIIDDLGRQRMTPGELLNRWIVPMEERRDFLNLGGGRHCELPFDLILVFSTNLNPLELADEAFLRRIGYKLQFGYLKPGEYERIWIQETQRLGIPYDPLLLSFVLHDLYGAENMPLVPCHPRDLLNMACDRQRYLEGAGPLTTQELEWAWRNYFVQLDFLG from the coding sequence ATGTACGCCATCAGCAGCAACCGTGTTTCTCTCGATGAGCGCGAAGCGGTACAACTACTGGCTCCACAACCACGGACCATCCTTGAAACCGGATTGGCAGACAATTTTCTCGGTGATCTGGTGTGCAAGCATTTATACGATGCGGGTGTGCTGGACATGGTGCAGCTGGTGGCGCGACTGGCGCTTACCGGTGCGGTAATGGAAGAAATCCTCACGTTCCTGCGCAAGGACCGTCGCGTCGAAGTACTGGGCCAGGCAGGGGGGCAGGCCATGCGCTACGGCTTGACCGAGCGCGGCCGCAACAGTGCCCGCGATGCCCTGGCCCGCAGTGGCTACATAGGTGCAGCGCCTTACCCGGTGAGTGCCTACCGCTCGCTGCTGAAGTTGCAGACCATTCACCACGGGCGTATCAGCGCCCATGACATGCACCACTGTTTCGGTTCGATGGTGCTGGCGCAAAGCATGCTCGATCAACTGGGTGTTGCCTTGAATTCCGGGCGCGCCATCATGATTTACGGGCCTGCGGGTACCGGCAAGACCTATGTCAGCAGTCGGCTGATCCGCTTGTTTGCCGAAGCGATCTGGGTGCCTCATGCCATCGCCATCAATGAATCGGTGATCGAGATCTTTGACCCTCAGGTACACAAGCGCCTGGGCGATGACGAACATCAAAACGGCTTGATGCTCAACGAGGGCATAGACCGCCGCTTGCTGTGCTGCGAACGGCCGATCGTGATCACCGGTGGTGAGTTGACGATGGAACAACTGGATGTGCGTTATGACCCTTATGCCCGTCAGTACCAGGCACCGTTGCAACTCAAGGCCAGTAACGGCCTGCTGATCATCGACGATCTGGGGCGTCAGCGCATGACCCCGGGCGAGTTGTTGAACCGCTGGATTGTGCCCATGGAAGAGAGGCGAGATTTCCTCAACCTGGGGGGCGGGCGCCACTGCGAACTGCCGTTTGACCTGATCCTGGTGTTCTCCACCAACCTCAATCCGCTGGAGCTGGCTGACGAAGCATTTTTGCGGCGCATTGGCTACAAGCTGCAATTTGGCTACCTCAAGCCTGGCGAATACGAACGCATCTGGATTCAAGAGACGCAGCGCCTGGGTATCCCCTATGACCCGCTGTTGCTCAGTTTCGTGCTGCACGACCTGTATGGCGCCGAAAACATGCCCCTGGTGCCATGTCATCCCCGGGATCTGTTGAATATGGCGTGCGATCGCCAGCGTTATCTGGAGGGGGCGGGGCCACTGACTACTCAGGAGCTTGAGTGGGCGTGGCGCAACTATTTCGTCCAACTCGATTTTCTTGGCTAA
- the cpaB gene encoding Flp pilus assembly protein CpaB: protein MNSRTLTLIVLSVILGLGATWMANNWLTARLNTSPDDNQQNVVIATVEIAFGQMIEPQQVTVVRMPRDAAPEDAFDTTEKVVGKIATFSLLRGDILRGARLAEHMGGSTLASLIEPSKRAISVRVDDVVGVGGFLLPGNRVDVLATRQVGSEGNAESKTILQDLRVLAVDQTASTDKTQPVVVRAVTLEMTPAQAEVLVKGMSAGKVQLALRNPLDNNKTPIAAEPVAMAAPVLPTVMAKPVARRRAPANDGGVIVIRGVAATVEKAM, encoded by the coding sequence ATGAACTCGCGCACGCTGACTTTGATTGTCCTGTCCGTGATCCTCGGGCTGGGGGCTACATGGATGGCCAATAACTGGCTCACGGCACGGCTGAACACCAGCCCTGACGATAACCAGCAAAACGTGGTGATTGCCACGGTGGAAATCGCTTTCGGGCAGATGATCGAGCCCCAGCAAGTGACGGTGGTGCGCATGCCCAGGGATGCAGCCCCCGAAGACGCCTTCGACACCACTGAAAAAGTGGTCGGCAAGATCGCCACCTTCTCCCTGCTGCGCGGCGACATTCTGCGGGGGGCACGGTTGGCCGAGCATATGGGTGGCAGCACCCTGGCCTCGCTGATCGAACCCAGCAAACGGGCCATCTCGGTGCGGGTGGATGACGTGGTGGGCGTCGGCGGCTTCCTGCTGCCGGGTAATCGGGTCGACGTGCTGGCAACCCGGCAGGTTGGTAGCGAAGGTAATGCCGAGTCGAAGACCATTCTCCAGGACCTGCGGGTACTGGCTGTTGACCAGACCGCCAGCACTGACAAGACCCAACCGGTGGTGGTGCGTGCGGTAACCCTGGAGATGACCCCCGCCCAGGCCGAAGTGCTGGTCAAGGGCATGAGCGCTGGCAAGGTGCAACTGGCCTTGCGCAACCCGCTGGATAACAACAAGACACCCATTGCGGCTGAACCCGTTGCCATGGCGGCGCCGGTACTGCCGACCGTGATGGCCAAGCCGGTGGCTCGCCGTCGTGCACCGGCCAATGACGGTGGCGTGATTGTCATCCGCGGTGTCGCGGCCACGGTTGAAAAAGCGATGTAG
- a CDS encoding prepilin peptidase: MSELLIAPVVLLLGLLGVAVVSDLRSHRIPNLLVLLGLVLGLVGQTWAAGFIGLGHSLLGMLIGFGIFLPMYAVGGMAAGDVKLMAMAGAFLTPHDALWAAFFSLIAGGVCGLLIVLVQGQALQTLGRYWLMLRARAYFPPHAAEVAGKPFPYSVAVLLGTLASVFWLTLGH; this comes from the coding sequence ATGAGCGAGTTACTGATTGCTCCTGTCGTATTGCTTTTAGGGCTGCTGGGAGTTGCGGTGGTGAGCGATCTTCGCAGTCACCGCATTCCCAACCTTCTTGTTTTGCTGGGGCTGGTACTGGGCCTGGTCGGCCAGACCTGGGCCGCAGGCTTTATCGGGTTGGGGCATTCACTGCTGGGCATGCTGATCGGTTTCGGAATTTTCCTGCCCATGTACGCCGTTGGCGGGATGGCCGCCGGGGACGTCAAGTTAATGGCCATGGCCGGCGCATTTTTAACCCCCCATGACGCCCTCTGGGCTGCGTTTTTCAGCCTGATTGCAGGTGGGGTATGCGGGTTATTGATCGTCCTGGTGCAGGGCCAGGCCCTGCAAACCCTGGGCCGCTACTGGTTGATGCTCAGGGCACGCGCCTACTTCCCCCCCCACGCTGCTGAAGTGGCCGGCAAACCTTTCCCTTATTCGGTCGCCGTTTTGCTCGGCACCTTGGCCAGCGTCTTTTGGCTGACCTTGGGCCACTAG
- a CDS encoding AAA family ATPase, whose translation MLSVREVTAATSSDRQGMRLLISGRDAAALNHLKALSQGIAHLQVSTRLVSNGHTDPLYGLEQQPDFLLLRVSHLWREELAALLQHPLKERPPLLVCGSLDEHEGMRMAMQAGARDFLPEPVSAEDLQSALERMQLEQHSEYGSKGKLVSVMNAKGGSGASMLACNLAHQLSVQGGRTLLLDLDLQFGSLAHSLDVLPTHSHTDVLQQIDTLDSVALRGFCSHFSPSLHVLGGRTDELCLSQEIRLEQLDSLLKLARSTYDWVVVDLPRHIDHLTGITLEQSDRVYIVLQQSLSHLQDANRLVRILRDDLGVQGNRLHVVLNRFDKASPFKPKDISEALRCAELQKLPNDYAVVSESQNTGVPLELHAPRASITLSLRELSQSLIGIEATEAGLLKRTFSRLFGG comes from the coding sequence ATGTTAAGTGTCCGAGAAGTGACGGCGGCTACGTCATCAGACCGCCAGGGAATGCGCCTGTTGATCAGCGGCCGTGATGCCGCGGCCTTGAATCATCTCAAGGCCTTGAGCCAGGGCATAGCCCACTTGCAGGTGAGTACGCGGCTGGTGAGCAATGGCCACACTGACCCGCTCTACGGCCTGGAACAGCAGCCTGATTTTCTGCTGTTGCGCGTAAGTCATTTATGGCGCGAGGAACTGGCGGCGTTGTTGCAGCATCCGCTCAAGGAGCGTCCGCCACTGCTGGTGTGCGGGTCGCTGGATGAGCATGAAGGCATGCGTATGGCCATGCAGGCCGGGGCCCGTGACTTTTTGCCGGAGCCAGTGTCGGCCGAGGACTTGCAGTCGGCGCTGGAGCGCATGCAGCTGGAGCAGCACAGCGAGTATGGGAGCAAGGGCAAACTGGTGTCGGTGATGAATGCCAAGGGCGGTTCGGGTGCCTCGATGCTGGCTTGCAATCTGGCTCATCAATTAAGTGTGCAGGGCGGCAGAACCCTGCTGCTGGATCTGGACCTGCAATTCGGCAGCCTGGCTCACAGTCTGGATGTGTTGCCCACCCACAGCCATACCGATGTGCTGCAACAGATCGATACCCTGGACAGCGTGGCGCTGCGGGGTTTCTGCAGTCATTTCAGCCCCAGTCTGCATGTGCTGGGCGGCCGCACCGATGAGCTGTGCCTGTCCCAGGAAATTCGCCTGGAGCAACTGGACAGTTTGCTGAAACTGGCGCGCAGCACCTATGACTGGGTCGTGGTGGATTTGCCGCGGCATATTGATCACCTCACCGGCATCACCCTGGAACAGTCGGACCGGGTCTATATCGTGCTGCAGCAAAGCTTGAGCCATCTGCAGGACGCCAACCGCCTGGTGCGCATTCTGCGCGACGACCTGGGCGTGCAGGGCAATCGTCTGCATGTGGTGCTTAACCGCTTTGACAAGGCGTCGCCCTTTAAACCCAAGGACATCAGCGAAGCCTTGCGCTGCGCGGAACTGCAAAAGTTGCCCAATGACTATGCGGTGGTCAGTGAAAGCCAGAATACCGGGGTGCCCCTGGAGCTGCATGCTCCCCGTGCCAGCATCACCTTGAGCCTGCGTGAGCTGAGCCAGAGCCTGATCGGCATCGAGGCCACTGAAGCAGGTTTGCTCAAACGTACTTTCAGCCGTCTGTTCGGAGGATAA
- a CDS encoding Flp family type IVb pilin, with protein MSLQSIKTSVVKFINDEDGLTIVEYAVAGGLITLGAVAAFITLGGNVKTAITSLGCAVKGTVC; from the coding sequence ATGAGCCTGCAATCAATCAAGACTTCCGTAGTGAAGTTTATCAACGACGAAGATGGCCTGACCATTGTGGAATATGCAGTGGCAGGCGGGCTGATAACACTGGGCGCTGTCGCCGCGTTTATCACCCTGGGCGGCAATGTGAAAACAGCAATCACCAGTCTGGGATGTGCTGTCAAGGGCACTGTCTGCTAA